A window of the Bdellovibrio sp. ZAP7 genome harbors these coding sequences:
- a CDS encoding flagellin, translating into MGMRVTTNMAAINAQRNLVGSQRTINDSMAKLASGSRINKAADDAAGLAISESFKAQIRSANQAQRNANDGISMVQTAEGGLNEIGNIIVRLRELGIQASSDTIGDKERGMLNKEVVQLKDEMQRIANVTTWGTTKLLDGSSPSFDFQVGIHNNSEEDRISFKAQENVATLDSLGLAGIDFSSKEGAQESLNKLDDAQTSVNGTRANLGALQNRLTSTVDNLGVTVENMSAANSRIRDTDVAQASSEMTRNNILLQAGTSTLAQANQTNQLALKLIG; encoded by the coding sequence ATGGGAATGAGAGTAACAACAAACATGGCTGCTATTAACGCTCAAAGAAACTTGGTTGGTTCACAAAGAACTATCAACGATTCAATGGCGAAATTGGCTTCTGGTTCACGTATCAATAAAGCTGCTGACGATGCTGCAGGTTTGGCGATTTCTGAAAGCTTCAAAGCTCAGATCCGCTCTGCTAACCAAGCTCAGCGCAATGCGAACGATGGTATCTCTATGGTTCAAACTGCTGAGGGTGGCTTGAATGAAATCGGTAACATCATCGTACGTCTACGTGAGCTAGGTATCCAGGCTTCTTCTGACACTATCGGTGACAAAGAGCGTGGCATGTTGAACAAAGAGGTTGTTCAGCTTAAAGACGAAATGCAACGTATCGCTAACGTTACAACTTGGGGTACTACGAAATTGTTGGATGGTTCTTCACCAAGCTTCGATTTCCAAGTAGGTATCCATAATAACTCTGAAGAAGATCGTATCTCCTTCAAAGCGCAAGAAAACGTAGCTACTTTGGATTCTTTGGGTCTTGCTGGTATCGACTTCTCTTCTAAAGAAGGTGCTCAAGAGTCTTTGAACAAACTTGATGACGCTCAAACTTCAGTGAACGGTACACGCGCTAACTTGGGTGCCCTTCAAAATCGTTTGACTTCAACAGTAGACAACTTGGGTGTAACAGTTGAGAACATGTCTGCAGCTAACTCACGTATCCGTGACACAGACGTTGCTCAAGCTTCTTCAGAGATGACTCGTAACAACATCTTGTTGCAAGCTGGTACTTCAACTTTGGCTCAAGCGAACCAAACTAACCAATTGGCTTTGAAACTAATCGGTTAA
- a CDS encoding class I SAM-dependent methyltransferase — protein MGEKALKQEGFSVEKKAQMRSIRQDRSAVTPHSCFLSFGGYKAPVHDVSIFGCSVMVTPEELPQVQQYFKANITTECDVLFKEIPLQKMHVRWAQSERLADGKNGEIIIGLDIMNEPLNIELIKAHEAAHIAMEEQSAYARGVAQLPVAFKVFVYELRDFLATLKPKIDRIEEQKPLNDFHKELEFRKAVAESFAKYMNAALSPSYPLIPTLLTGMNQFELKWAMTFAREQMGPFLWGAPFAHRAYHKPRGYAGDYEMMNQLYRDEVVGKTLYDQCIHKYFVEDASGTAVRNRGEYLAKKIKELFQATKPDQNLKLMSIASGPAKEQQIFLQNAAPFVGRNAEFVCVDQDEESLKHAHRQLNTIERKVQSGFNFRFSNLAIRNIIAQGFPEKDYDMIYTAGLFDYFTEPIARRTAERMLDAVKPGGKIIIGNFCADNYKYGPFLELFLDWHLIYRTEADLMRVFNGLGSKMWVEKEPLGVNLFIVIQK, from the coding sequence ATGGGCGAAAAAGCATTAAAACAAGAAGGTTTTAGCGTAGAGAAAAAGGCGCAGATGCGTTCGATCAGACAGGATCGCAGTGCTGTTACACCTCACTCGTGCTTTTTATCTTTTGGCGGTTATAAAGCCCCTGTTCACGACGTCAGTATCTTTGGCTGCTCGGTAATGGTTACACCTGAAGAGCTGCCTCAGGTTCAACAATACTTCAAAGCCAACATTACTACCGAGTGTGATGTCCTATTCAAAGAAATTCCTCTTCAAAAAATGCATGTTCGTTGGGCCCAATCAGAGCGTCTGGCAGATGGTAAAAATGGCGAGATCATTATCGGTCTGGACATCATGAACGAACCGTTGAATATCGAGCTTATAAAGGCCCATGAGGCGGCTCATATCGCTATGGAAGAACAAAGCGCCTATGCCCGTGGTGTCGCGCAATTGCCGGTGGCTTTCAAAGTCTTTGTCTATGAGCTTCGCGATTTCTTGGCCACATTAAAACCCAAGATCGATCGCATCGAAGAACAAAAGCCACTGAACGACTTTCACAAAGAACTGGAATTCCGTAAGGCCGTGGCTGAATCATTCGCGAAATATATGAATGCCGCATTAAGCCCGTCCTACCCGCTTATCCCGACTCTTTTAACGGGTATGAACCAGTTTGAACTAAAATGGGCGATGACCTTTGCTCGCGAGCAAATGGGACCTTTTCTATGGGGTGCTCCGTTTGCTCACCGTGCTTATCACAAGCCCCGCGGCTATGCTGGTGACTATGAGATGATGAATCAGCTTTATCGCGATGAAGTGGTGGGCAAAACACTTTACGATCAATGTATTCATAAATACTTTGTCGAAGACGCCTCAGGTACAGCGGTTCGTAATCGTGGTGAGTACTTGGCTAAGAAAATCAAAGAGCTTTTTCAAGCGACCAAACCAGATCAGAATTTGAAATTGATGTCCATCGCCAGCGGACCTGCGAAAGAACAGCAAATCTTTTTACAAAATGCAGCACCTTTTGTGGGACGTAATGCAGAGTTCGTATGCGTGGACCAGGATGAAGAATCCCTGAAACATGCTCATCGTCAATTAAATACCATTGAGCGCAAGGTTCAGTCTGGCTTTAATTTCCGGTTTAGCAACTTGGCGATTCGAAATATCATCGCTCAGGGATTTCCGGAAAAAGACTATGACATGATTTATACTGCAGGTCTTTTTGACTATTTCACCGAGCCTATCGCTCGCCGTACAGCGGAGCGCATGTTAGACGCCGTGAAACCCGGTGGAAAAATCATCATCGGAAACTTCTGTGCTGATAACTATAAATACGGTCCTTTCCTGGAGCTCTTTTTGGATTGGCATTTGATCTATCGTACCGAGGCAGATTTGATGCGCGTATTTAACGGACTGGGCAGCAAAATGTGGGTGGAAAAAGAGCCTCTTGGTGTGAACCTTTTCATCGTTATTCAAAAGTAA
- a CDS encoding TerC family protein: MDQTLLFPFADYWWFYLAFLGFVVGMLALDLGVFHKKSHTVGFKEATLWSIAWISLAMIFNGILYGYTLYKFGDQAIANQVGLEFLTGYVIEKSLSVDNIFVFVVVFGFFAIPAQFQHRVLFFGIIGALIFRAIFIALGSVLMQYQAVVLIFGVFLIITGFKMMFQSEHSIDPSHNWLIKFMRKHIRVTDKMHGDHFFVKQNGVHFATPLFVALVFMEFTDVIFAVDSVPAIFAVTKEPLIVFTSNIFAILGLRSLYFLLAGVVDKFHLLKYGLALTLIFVGLKMTWLNKMFNGHFPIGVSLGLIAFFIGGSMVLSLLIPAKKKNDTNPS; the protein is encoded by the coding sequence TTGGATCAAACGTTATTATTCCCCTTTGCAGATTATTGGTGGTTTTACCTCGCATTTTTGGGGTTCGTCGTAGGAATGCTGGCCCTGGATTTAGGGGTCTTTCATAAAAAATCCCATACTGTGGGCTTTAAAGAGGCGACTCTGTGGTCGATTGCGTGGATCTCGCTTGCGATGATCTTCAATGGGATACTTTACGGCTACACATTATACAAATTCGGCGACCAAGCTATCGCCAATCAGGTCGGACTCGAGTTTCTAACCGGGTATGTGATCGAAAAATCACTCTCGGTGGATAATATCTTTGTCTTTGTTGTGGTTTTTGGTTTCTTTGCAATCCCCGCTCAATTTCAACATCGGGTTTTATTCTTTGGTATCATCGGTGCTTTGATCTTCCGTGCGATTTTTATCGCTTTAGGCTCCGTATTGATGCAGTACCAAGCTGTGGTGCTGATCTTTGGCGTGTTCTTAATCATCACTGGTTTCAAGATGATGTTCCAAAGCGAACACTCCATTGATCCCTCCCACAACTGGTTGATTAAGTTCATGCGCAAGCATATCCGTGTGACTGATAAAATGCATGGAGACCATTTCTTCGTAAAACAAAATGGTGTGCACTTCGCCACACCATTGTTCGTAGCCTTGGTCTTTATGGAGTTCACAGACGTGATCTTTGCCGTGGATAGCGTGCCCGCGATTTTTGCGGTTACGAAAGAACCATTGATCGTGTTCACTTCGAATATTTTTGCGATCCTGGGTCTGCGTTCCCTGTACTTCCTTTTGGCAGGTGTAGTTGATAAGTTCCACTTGTTAAAGTATGGCCTGGCGCTGACTTTAATTTTCGTGGGCTTGAAAATGACTTGGTTGAATAAAATGTTTAACGGCCACTTCCCAATTGGTGTTTCCCTAGGCCTAATTGCGTTCTTTATCGGAGGATCTATGGTGCTTTCACTTCTGATCCCCGCAAAAAAGAAAAACGATACGAATCCCTCTTAA
- a CDS encoding aminotransferase class V-fold PLP-dependent enzyme, whose protein sequence is MYKHLYQRFLKANPAQLHFACHSHHYWPDVTRDAQLQYWDDTTKYVDGKWEHIFSVKVPQGQKLIAEVLNLSDPEQIVFAPNTHEFVFRLLSSLDWGNKIRVLTTDSEFYSFDRQINRLSELPQFEVVKVPTQPFDSFHERFEQAMEAADWNLIFVSHVFFNSGLVCDVERLVKDAPSECPFIIDGYHSFMAVPLNLKPIQDKAFYLGGSYKYAQGGEGCCFLYVPPATRHRPMYTGWFAELSKLSAIGDEVGYPVDALQYAGSTMDFTALYRLIATLEKFKDEGLTVTKIHQIVQQNQQLFLEELEKANHPLVNRGSLLVSDLKNHGHFLTFDLPSTEATSDLVKKMKTRGLYTDSRGSRLRFGFGLYHDAADIKAAVGKI, encoded by the coding sequence ATGTACAAACATCTGTATCAAAGATTTCTGAAAGCGAACCCTGCCCAACTTCACTTTGCCTGCCACAGTCATCATTACTGGCCGGATGTCACACGTGATGCCCAACTGCAATACTGGGACGATACGACCAAATATGTCGATGGAAAATGGGAGCACATTTTTTCAGTGAAGGTACCTCAGGGACAAAAGCTGATTGCAGAAGTTTTGAATCTTTCCGACCCTGAGCAAATCGTCTTTGCGCCGAATACCCATGAGTTTGTATTCCGTCTGTTAAGCTCCCTGGATTGGGGAAATAAAATTCGCGTGCTAACGACAGATTCGGAGTTTTATTCTTTTGATCGTCAAATCAACCGACTATCCGAACTTCCTCAATTTGAAGTTGTGAAAGTACCGACGCAACCCTTTGACTCTTTCCACGAGCGCTTTGAACAAGCTATGGAAGCTGCTGACTGGAATCTAATTTTTGTCAGTCATGTGTTCTTTAACTCCGGTCTTGTTTGTGATGTTGAACGCCTGGTGAAAGATGCCCCATCAGAATGCCCTTTCATCATTGATGGCTATCATTCCTTTATGGCGGTTCCTTTGAATTTGAAACCGATCCAGGACAAAGCTTTCTATTTGGGTGGATCGTATAAATATGCTCAAGGTGGCGAAGGCTGTTGTTTCCTTTATGTTCCACCAGCGACCCGCCACCGTCCGATGTACACAGGATGGTTTGCGGAGCTTTCGAAACTTTCGGCTATTGGCGATGAAGTCGGTTATCCGGTGGATGCCCTTCAATATGCAGGAAGCACCATGGACTTTACAGCGTTGTATCGTTTGATTGCGACTTTGGAGAAGTTCAAAGACGAAGGCCTGACGGTTACAAAGATTCATCAGATCGTTCAACAAAATCAGCAGTTATTTTTAGAAGAACTGGAAAAGGCGAATCACCCCTTGGTGAATCGCGGAAGCTTGCTGGTTTCTGATTTGAAAAACCACGGCCACTTTTTAACTTTCGACCTACCGTCGACAGAAGCGACTTCCGACCTGGTTAAAAAAATGAAAACCCGGGGTCTTTATACGGACTCCCGGGGCTCACGTTTAAGATTCGGTTTTGGGCTTTATCACGATGCCGCCGACATTAAAGCGGCGGTCGGGAAAATCTAA
- a CDS encoding tyrosine-type recombinase/integrase: protein MSKAFQLSQNIDKYLKYMTFIKSASPLTIKHYTLDLQQAFELDKSSQSNKNSYTEAELMAAVRAAFNRWAPLSLASRNRKAATLKSFFHWAYVIESLLERDLSLQVTCPKVPRKLPHFLSVDEALAVLHSFDGKHQVSLREKVLFLLLYGGGLRISEACNLRWDSVQLSQKTLRVMGKGNKERVVALPSMTVQALQKWKKESGFNDYVFGEEPLVQRTAYEMVRQSGQRAGLLKPLHPHALRHSFATHLLSSGANLRTLQEMLGHESLQATEKYTHLGIDQLARTMEALHPLGKGK, encoded by the coding sequence ATGAGCAAGGCTTTTCAGCTCTCTCAAAACATAGATAAATACCTGAAATACATGACTTTTATTAAGTCAGCGTCCCCCCTTACAATTAAGCACTACACTCTCGATTTGCAGCAGGCGTTCGAATTAGACAAATCCTCACAATCAAATAAAAACTCATATACTGAGGCCGAATTGATGGCTGCGGTGAGGGCCGCTTTCAACCGCTGGGCCCCCCTTTCTCTGGCTTCCAGGAACCGGAAAGCTGCGACTTTGAAGAGCTTCTTCCATTGGGCCTATGTGATTGAGAGCCTGTTAGAGAGAGATCTCTCCTTACAGGTCACCTGTCCCAAAGTCCCACGGAAACTTCCCCATTTCCTCAGTGTAGATGAGGCGTTGGCCGTCCTTCATTCCTTCGATGGAAAACACCAAGTTTCCTTGCGGGAAAAGGTCTTGTTCCTGCTGCTTTATGGTGGAGGTTTGCGGATCAGCGAAGCCTGCAATTTACGTTGGGACTCAGTTCAGCTTTCGCAGAAAACTTTGCGCGTGATGGGTAAAGGCAATAAAGAACGCGTGGTTGCTTTGCCAAGCATGACGGTTCAGGCCTTGCAGAAATGGAAAAAGGAATCAGGCTTCAACGATTATGTTTTCGGTGAAGAGCCGCTGGTACAAAGAACAGCTTACGAAATGGTTCGCCAAAGCGGCCAACGCGCAGGACTTTTAAAACCACTGCACCCCCACGCTTTAAGACACAGCTTCGCCACTCACCTACTATCCAGCGGAGCGAACCTGCGCACTCTCCAGGAAATGCTCGGTCACGAAAGCCTGCAAGCAACAGAAAAGTACACGCACTTAGGAATCGACCAACTCGCAAGAACAATGGAAGCCCTTCACCCTCTCGGTAAAGGCAAATAA
- a CDS encoding fatty acid desaturase translates to MTKKRIEWPVALFLTLNPLITFILMPIYFYMHGFEWGIALFALIFAAATNLSITAGYHRLFSHKSYDAHPVAKAIFLLIGASAFQGSALKWSSDHRRHHTHIDGEKDPYNINEGFWYAHMGWMFFKDSVDQKIQAPDLEKDWMVNFQHKYYGYVAIVTGFVVPTLIGAAMGSWLGGLVIAGGLRIFLTQQSTFFVNSLCHTLGKQTYSKEISARDSWFVAVLTHGEGYHNFHHKFQIDYRNGIKWYHWDPTKWVINTLNYMGLAYKLRQISNVEILKARLQAEATELKKVGFADEQLVAMKEKIIEAQAKIKKLREDYEQFKADAVRKREELKEAYDHKLAELKRELEVAHLEFQMGMKLWKLHLRSI, encoded by the coding sequence ATGACAAAGAAAAGAATTGAATGGCCAGTGGCGCTTTTCCTTACGCTAAACCCGCTGATCACGTTCATCCTCATGCCGATTTACTTCTATATGCACGGCTTTGAATGGGGAATCGCACTTTTTGCGCTTATTTTCGCAGCTGCTACAAATTTAAGCATTACTGCTGGTTATCACCGTTTATTTTCACACAAAAGCTATGATGCACATCCAGTGGCTAAGGCTATCTTTTTGCTAATTGGTGCCTCTGCATTCCAAGGATCTGCATTGAAATGGTCTTCTGATCACCGTCGTCACCATACGCATATCGACGGCGAAAAAGATCCTTACAACATCAACGAAGGCTTCTGGTACGCACACATGGGCTGGATGTTCTTTAAGGACTCCGTAGACCAAAAAATTCAAGCTCCGGATCTTGAAAAAGATTGGATGGTCAATTTCCAACACAAATACTATGGCTATGTAGCGATCGTTACGGGCTTTGTCGTTCCCACTTTGATTGGTGCGGCTATGGGTTCTTGGTTGGGCGGCTTGGTTATCGCTGGTGGCCTAAGAATTTTCCTTACTCAGCAATCAACCTTCTTTGTGAATTCGTTGTGCCATACATTGGGCAAACAAACTTATTCCAAAGAGATCTCTGCACGTGACTCATGGTTCGTAGCGGTTCTGACTCATGGTGAAGGTTACCATAACTTCCACCATAAATTCCAAATCGACTACCGCAACGGTATCAAATGGTATCACTGGGATCCGACTAAATGGGTTATCAACACTTTGAACTACATGGGCCTAGCTTACAAACTTCGTCAGATTTCAAATGTTGAGATTTTGAAAGCCCGCTTGCAAGCAGAGGCGACTGAACTTAAAAAGGTTGGTTTCGCCGATGAGCAATTGGTAGCGATGAAAGAAAAAATCATCGAAGCCCAAGCGAAAATCAAAAAGCTTCGTGAAGACTATGAGCAATTCAAAGCCGATGCTGTTCGCAAACGTGAAGAATTGAAAGAGGCTTACGATCACAAGCTGGCGGAATTGAAACGCGAATTGGAAGTAGCTCACCTGGAATTCCAAATGGGAATGAAGTTGTGGAAGCTGCACCTTAGATCTATTTAA
- a CDS encoding LysR family transcriptional regulator, giving the protein MAVKTTQNFQWLNYHHLHYFYTIAQEGSIAKAAEKLNIGQPTLSTQLKQLEESLGKPLFERSKQRLHLTEAGRIAFEYAQQVFNLGSEMVEVLQDRLQNNRMHVQIGALDSVPKDITHKVIMQAYKAGNCNISVVEGSGDQLLRELENHHVDLLLSNYAPSVDFQSVYAKSIAKLPVVVCASEKFKHLKKNFPQSLEGQPFVIPTVHSKLRREIDHYFQVNGIKVDQVAEIQDTSLQTLLGSEGVGLIPVADAVAKKLTKEGKLIVLGTMKGVYEEIWLMAANRKIENPIAAQVMKEFSLS; this is encoded by the coding sequence ATGGCGGTCAAAACCACTCAGAACTTTCAATGGCTTAACTATCACCACCTGCATTATTTCTACACGATTGCGCAGGAAGGAAGTATCGCTAAGGCCGCAGAGAAACTTAATATCGGGCAGCCCACTCTTAGTACTCAATTGAAACAGTTGGAAGAGTCTTTAGGGAAGCCTCTTTTTGAAAGAAGCAAACAACGCCTGCATTTGACAGAAGCGGGACGTATTGCTTTCGAATACGCTCAGCAAGTTTTCAATTTGGGATCAGAAATGGTCGAAGTACTGCAAGATCGTCTGCAAAACAATCGCATGCATGTTCAAATCGGGGCCCTTGATAGCGTGCCAAAGGACATTACACATAAAGTGATCATGCAGGCCTATAAAGCGGGTAACTGTAACATTTCAGTGGTGGAAGGCTCGGGTGATCAGTTGCTAAGAGAACTTGAAAATCATCACGTCGATTTGCTGCTTTCAAACTATGCTCCATCTGTGGACTTCCAATCAGTTTACGCTAAATCCATCGCGAAACTTCCGGTGGTGGTTTGTGCCTCTGAAAAATTCAAACATCTGAAAAAGAATTTTCCGCAAAGCCTGGAAGGGCAGCCCTTCGTGATTCCTACGGTCCACAGTAAGCTTCGTCGAGAGATCGATCATTATTTTCAAGTGAATGGAATCAAAGTAGATCAAGTCGCCGAGATTCAAGATACCAGCTTACAGACGCTGTTGGGTTCAGAGGGGGTGGGGTTGATTCCCGTCGCGGATGCGGTGGCGAAAAAGCTTACAAAAGAAGGCAAGCTGATCGTTTTAGGCACTATGAAAGGCGTCTATGAGGAAATTTGGCTGATGGCTGCCAATCGGAAGATTGAAAATCCAATTGCAGCCCAGGTGATGAAGGAATTTTCATTAAGCTAA
- the recO gene encoding DNA repair protein RecO encodes MSLLKDKFIILRKMKYGESDLILHAISPQGEKLSFIARGALKSKKRFGGGILEPTHFVSFTYKESSEEGKLHTLQEASLINDFPGIRQDYDHLEFALHVLDCVGKVSQEGDKHSDFLFNLLGHTLKSIEIAQDVLVLKMHFYLRFLLQQGVIQPEPWMAPFLRTNLADSNTLISHRQVVDEELNNVENMVRHYIAHAVI; translated from the coding sequence ATGTCCCTGCTCAAAGATAAATTCATTATTTTGCGTAAAATGAAGTACGGCGAGTCCGACTTGATTTTGCACGCAATTTCTCCGCAAGGAGAGAAGTTATCTTTTATTGCTCGTGGCGCTTTAAAAAGTAAAAAGCGTTTCGGCGGTGGGATTCTTGAACCCACGCACTTTGTATCCTTTACTTACAAAGAGAGTTCGGAAGAGGGAAAGCTGCACACCTTGCAGGAAGCTTCCTTGATCAATGATTTCCCCGGCATTCGCCAAGACTACGATCATCTGGAATTTGCTCTGCATGTTTTAGACTGTGTGGGTAAGGTTTCGCAGGAAGGGGATAAACATTCCGACTTTTTGTTCAATCTTCTAGGTCACACCTTAAAGTCTATTGAAATCGCCCAAGACGTTTTAGTTTTAAAGATGCATTTCTATCTGCGTTTCTTGCTACAGCAAGGTGTGATTCAACCAGAACCCTGGATGGCGCCATTCTTGCGCACGAACCTCGCGGACTCAAATACCCTGATCAGTCACCGCCAAGTCGTCGACGAAGAATTAAACAACGTCGAAAATATGGTGAGACACTATATAGCCCACGCCGTGATCTAA
- a CDS encoding sigma-54-dependent Fis family transcriptional regulator: MNDNNSTILPSSQNANQVMWNTNTTSKVMENKTIVYTSEVMGNLMKMIDRVAPSGANILVLGESGTGKELIARSIHDRSSRKNKPFVAINCGALRETLLESELFGHEKGSFTGAYNRKIGLAEAANGGTLFLDEIGELDPAIQAKLLRFIQEGEMFRVGGKDPIKVDIRLICATNRELDQEVVRGNFREDLFYRINTIVVSAPPLRRRKEDIPSLVNHFLNNSQHAYLNRGRTVSDDAMKILMKYEWPGNIRELQNVCERLQILSDGHMIMLNDLPENIRNPETQKDVIEYDPNMTLHDLEKRYILKALQHFGGNKTQAANNLGITIKTLYNKLHEYGEFEKFAVHTKPAK; the protein is encoded by the coding sequence ATGAACGATAACAATTCTACGATCCTGCCCTCTTCTCAGAATGCTAACCAAGTTATGTGGAATACAAACACAACTTCCAAAGTGATGGAAAACAAGACCATTGTCTACACTTCCGAAGTTATGGGCAACCTGATGAAAATGATCGACCGCGTAGCTCCATCAGGTGCAAACATCCTGGTTCTTGGTGAATCAGGGACAGGTAAAGAGTTGATCGCTCGCTCTATCCATGATCGCTCAAGCCGCAAAAACAAACCTTTCGTTGCTATCAACTGCGGTGCTCTTCGTGAAACATTGCTTGAGTCTGAATTGTTCGGTCACGAAAAAGGTTCTTTCACTGGCGCTTACAACCGTAAAATCGGTTTGGCTGAAGCTGCTAACGGCGGAACATTGTTCCTGGACGAAATCGGTGAATTGGATCCAGCTATCCAAGCTAAACTTTTGCGCTTCATCCAAGAAGGCGAAATGTTCCGCGTAGGTGGCAAAGACCCTATCAAAGTAGATATCCGTTTGATCTGTGCTACGAACCGTGAGTTAGACCAAGAAGTTGTTCGCGGTAATTTCCGTGAAGACTTGTTCTATCGTATCAATACGATCGTAGTAAGTGCTCCACCACTTCGTCGTCGTAAGGAAGATATCCCTTCATTGGTAAATCACTTCCTTAACAACTCTCAACACGCATACTTGAACCGTGGTCGTACGGTTTCTGACGATGCGATGAAAATTTTGATGAAGTACGAGTGGCCAGGTAACATCCGTGAACTTCAAAACGTATGTGAGCGCCTTCAGATCTTGTCTGATGGTCACATGATCATGTTGAACGATCTTCCAGAGAACATCAGAAACCCTGAGACTCAAAAAGACGTGATCGAATACGATCCAAACATGACTTTGCACGATCTTGAAAAACGTTACATCTTGAAGGCTCTTCAGCACTTCGGTGGTAACAAAACTCAAGCGGCTAACAACTTGGGTATCACGATCAAGACTCTTTATAACAAACTTCACGAGTACGGCGAGTTCGAAAAATTCGCAGTTCACACGAAGCCAGCTAAGTAG